The DNA window TATTTTATCAGTGCTGCTTGACAGTTTGATCTGAATTGCTTAACCTGGACGGACCTGCAGACTGGGTCTAATTATACAGatcttcaaccaatcagagcagcgaGCAACATGTGACTTTTGAAATCTGTCCGGTGATGATCCTCTCTCCATCTTATCAACCTGCACCATCATAAATTAATGGCTGTGATTGGCCTGGGCTCAGATTCTTCTGATTTGCAGGCAAGTATCAAACATCATGTCTGAACCACACTACAATTCCTCAACACATCAGGTCACCACAGTTTAAGAGTGAGTGTCGTGTTCGTCACGATGAACACTGGCActtcagtttattttgactcTACATACaaaaacctgctgctgtcaaatCAAGTGATTGTTGTATCAGCTAACAACATGTGAAACTTCATTTATGACTTCAAAACAGGGTTTGACTGTGTCCGGTTAGAGATACAATTAtaattaaagggacagtttgtgttttttgaagtggggtcatataaagtacatatccATAGTagatctgttccctaccgtaatcactgatctgagcctcagtttggagaagcagagagccgctccagcccagacgctcagctttgtactacagtgaacggggtccagagaaaaagtgaaatttaaccacctaaaacatttacattgccgtcagaccgccctttcttttggcactgcATTTTTGTCAAccatagaacctccgtatccctacacagttgcgctaatgcatggggatacggaggttcgacagtctgttaagttttgtttttatcgtAAGTAAACCTCTCacccagcagctgggcctcgcgCTGTATTTCGCCGCTCACGgatcacctgttgcccagttgcgctaatgcgtagggatacagtggttctacggttgagaaaatgtaatgccaaaagaaagggcggtctgacggcgatgtaaagcggtgtgaattttctctatacaacgaAAACTTAAACTGTTATAGActtttaggtgagccttgttttaggtggttaaatttcactttttctctggaccctgttcactgcagtacaaagctgagcttCAGGCTGGAGCGGCTgtctacttctccaaactgaggctgcgctgatcggtgactacggtagggaacagatcgactatagatatgtactttatgtgaccccacttcaaaaaacacaaagtatcCCTTTAAATCACTGTGATCAAACTTTCATCATGATAAGCGTATAACTAGCACAGATTAACACCCATACACCACCAGTCGGTTGTAGCAAGAATGGTAACATCAGCTTCTGAATTTTATCACTTCCAGCACTTCAAATCCTATAATAATTCTTAATAGTTTTAATAGAagatctttcttttcctttgtcaCTACACTCCCTCAACTGTACAATGTCTGTATTTCTATCACAGGTGGACTCCAGTCATTTGTCAACATGTGACTTTAACTTTGAGCTGATATTGAAATTGATAATCGATATCTGCAattgagtttgtgttttgcacATCCAAGTTCTCTATCCTAGATTCCATGGAGTGATGACTGCAATGACGTAATTGTGTGTGACAAGTTAAATAGGCTTTTAGCTCCTCCTGTTAAACTGCAGAGGGTCACCTGCCCTGCCACAGAATACAAGCAGATGACACGAGGAGCATGTTGGAGTGTTAAAAACCACTGGCAGTAAATATATCTGAGATTGTAACAAGCCTTATTGATGATGTTTCTGATGTCTTGCAATGATTGCATGTTTCTTACTTACTTGTAATCCTCTTGTATCATTTGTCTCTTAGGAAATCTCTGCTCTATCTCTTGCTTGCCAGATACCTGTTACTGTCTCAGTTCATATTAACACATATTTGTTAACAGGATCCACAAACAGAGTTGTCTTTATTCATAAAGTTATATCTTCTGTTGTCTATGGGGTAAATGGAAAACACAACTCATCCACCTTATTTTAACCTCACCATGTTTGTTAACATAGGCAACTACCGCTATCCAGCATTTGTCTTGTGCTTGCTTTTGTATGCTTTAATTATCTCAGCTAATCTTGTCATAATATTGGTAATATCACGAGAGAAAACTTTACATGAGCCcatgtatattttcattatgtgtCTTTCTATTAACTCTCTGTGGGGCTCTGCTGGCTTCTTCTTCAGATTTTTCAAAGACCTTCTGTCTGATACTCATTTGATCCCACgatcagcttgtttttttcagatctaTGTCATTTACACCTATGCATCCTATGAGCTCACCCTCTTGGGCATTATGGCTTATGATCGGTATGTTGCTGTGTGTCAACCTCTACATTACCACAGCAAAGTAACTTCCAAGCTGGTCTCCAAGCTGGTCGCTTTTGCGTGGATCTTTCCAGCTTTTTCTGTTGCAGCCTGTGTTTATCTGTCCTCCAGACTTCCACTCTGTGGCAATAAGATACCAAAGATATTCTGCGCCAACTGGCCTGTTGTAAAACTGTCGTGTGTCTCCACTGTTATGAATAACCTTGTTGGCATGTTAGTGTCGGTAAGCACAGTCTTTCTGCCCCTGGCTTTTGTCTTGTATACATACGCACgcatttttcttgtttgcaGGAAACGCTCCTCAGAATTCAGGGGCAAAGTCATACAGAGCTGTCTGCCGCACGTTATTACATTCGTGAATTATTCCATCACTGTGTTTTGTGATGTGGCGCTCAGCAGAATTGATCTTGAGGCTCTGAATCCATTCCTAGCTATAATTTTGTCACTGGAGTTTGTTGTGATTCCTCCCATTGTGAATCCTCTTGTGTACGGCCTGAAGCTACCAGAAATCAGAAGACTTATTTTAAGAACATTATCATGCTTAAaatctgacaaacaaacaaagcgttagggttagggttagtttatgttacagggttagggttatgttaTGTAACATGATCACAGTAACATAATTAACCTGTGCTGTTTCTGTGAGTGGTCTTATCTAGAGTTCGATCATCATTACTTTAAAATCTCTCATTTACACAcctggctgtttgtttgtgcaaaCATTTACTTTGTAAATGATCACATTCATAGACATTCATTTATCACTGTATTTCCtgttgatgaataaaaaaaaaactacattaacTCCTACTGGATTCATTGTGTGAAATAAGAGTCACTAGGAAAAATGGAATTAAAAGAAACTGCTGTAATTAATAAGAATCACCTGGAATAAACCCTGTCATTGtgtaaagagacagaaagatatgACGTTAGTCTTCAAGAGTTCAAGAGTTTTCAAGTTGATGATTTTATACATATTCTGTCAGTATGTATTCTTAGGAGTATTTATTTCATGAGGTTCACTTTGGGAAACTTTTTGCGTTGGTAGTTTGTGTCAAATTGCATGCAAAAGTTGAGCCGATGTTTTAAAGGAATGCATTAATAATTTAGTACCTTAGAATTCTTTTGTATCACAAATCAAGCATTCTTATTCTAATTTTTCTGATAGCttgtggtgtttctgttttataaaCAGAGCTCGTCTGTATGACGTCTattctaaaaacacattttaaggtTTAGTTTCCTAAAAGACAGCTAAAGTGAAGTTCAAAGAATATGGGACCAGGAATATAGAGCCTTTTATGTTTAATAAAGTAGTTCTTTTGTAACCACTGAGATGTTATTGAATGCTTCTTGACCACTACTTTAAAGGTAATGACACTGCTGAAGCACAGCATCTCCCctatcataaataataaaaggaaGTACACTTGCTACTCTTGTGCAAGCATTCACTAAACTCCTTCAGTAGAAAATGGACTGTGTCTGAACAATAAATTAAGTCTACAAATGGTGAAATCACTGGACAAGTGACGTTGTACACGAGTTACTCAATTCAAACTTAAGGGACttaaaggatctgctgctaacatcttGGTGCCAGATACAACAGCTCACCTTCAGGGGTCTGGTGCAGTCTGTGTCATGACAGTTCAGGGCTGGTTTTGCAGCAAAAGGGGGTCCAACACAAcattaggcaggtggtcataatgttatgcctgatcggtgTATGTTCCAATCAGTATCATTCTGTGTCACAGAGTTTTACTGTTGTCctaaactattaaaaacacatcaggagGCTACACTTTTAAATTGAGTGATGTGTTCATCACGATGAATATTGGCACTTaagtttattttgactcaactctatatttacatttacatttatatttacatttagggccTTTAGTAGACACTTTTCAGTGACTGATCAGTGTTTCAAGGTGGACAGGTGCAGTTCTGTTGAAGGCCTTGAAATCCAGCATCACTGTCTTGGATCGGATGTAGGCTgaaacaggaagccagtggagggggggtcacatgggagaagaCCTTGACACATTGGGAGGATTGTAAACAAGGCACGCTGCAGCGCTGTGGATATGTTGCAATGGTTAAGTCGCAGAGGCTGGGAGTCAGGCCAAGAAGGAATTTCAGTAGTCCAGGCAGGAGATGACCAGCACTTGGACCGGGAGTTGCATCTCAtcttttgtgaggaaagaccggatcctgcagatgttgtagagggcaaatctgcaggattgggccacagcagtgatatTGGGGGTGTACACCACACTCAGGTTCCTCGTCATTGATGAAGGCCATACCGTGACATCcttgacagtgactgacaggtccatgcgAGGGCAGTCTTTCCCTGGGATGAAGTCAAGTTCAGTTTTACTAAGGTTGAGTTTGAGGAGATGCAcagctgtccaagcagagatgtctgccaaacatTCTGAGATGTGAGTTGCAACGTGGGTGTCggaggaggatgggggaaaAGACAGGAACAGTTGGGTGTTGTCAGCTTAACAGAGTTCGCTGTATCACAGTGACTGCTGTATCAGCTAACAACATCTGAAACTTCTTTTATGACTGCCAAACAGGCTTTGACTGTGTTCGTTAAGGGAAACtattataaataaatcactgtgaTCAACTTTTTATCATGACTTGTGTATGATTAGCATCGATTAACACCCATAAACCACCAGTCGGGAGTAGCAAGAACAGTAACATCAGCTGTTGGTTATACCATAACAGagatctgtcttttcctttgtcACTACACTCCCTAAACTGTataatttgtgtattttgagCACAGCTGGAATATAGTCACTTGTCAACATGTCACTTTGACCTGATACTGTAATTGATAATTTATCTGCAAGTGAGTTTGTGTATTGCACATCCAAGTTCTCTATCCTAGATTCCATGGAGTGATGACTGCAATGACGTAATTGTGTGTGACAAGTTAAATAGGctttcagctcctcctgttaAACTGCAGAGGGTCACCTGCCCTGCCACAGAATACAAGCATATGACACGAGGAGCATGTTGGAGTGTTAAAAACCACTGGCAGTAAATATATCTGAGATTGTAACAAGCCTTATTGATGATGTTTCTGATGTCTTGcaatgattgcatttttcttaCTTACTTGTAATCCTCTTGTATCATTTGTCACTTAGGAAATCTCTGCTCTATCTCTTGCTCGCCAGATACCTGTTACTGTCTCAGTTCATATTAACACATATCTGTTAACAGGATCCACAAACAGAGTTTTTATTCATAAAATTATCTCTTCTACTGTCTACAGggtaaatgaaaaacacaacttatCCACCTTATTTTAACCTCACCATGTTTGTTAAGATAGGCAACTACCGCTATCCAGCATTTGTCCTGTGCTTGCTTTTGTATGCTTTAATTATCTCAGCTAATCTTGTCATAATATTGGTAATATCACGAGAGAAAACTTTACATGAGCCcatgtatattttcattatgtgtCTTTCTATTAACTCTCTGTGGGGCTCTGCTGGCTTCTTCTTCAGATTTTTCAAAGACCTTCTGTCTGATACTCATTTGATCCCACgatcagcttgtttttttcagatctaTGTCATTTACACCTATGCATCCTATGAGCTCACCCTCTTGGGCATTATGGCTTATGATCGGTATGTTGCTGTGTGTCAACCTCTACATTACCACAGCAAAGTAACTTCCAAGCTGGTCTCTAAGCTGGTCGCTTTTGCTTGGATCGTTCcagttttttctgttgcagCCTGTGTTTATCTGTCCTCCAGACTTCCACTCTGTGGCAATAAGATACCAAAGATATTCTGCGCCAACTGGCCTGTTGTAAAACTGTCGTGTGTCTCTACTGTTATGAATAACCTTGTTGGCATGTTCGCGACCGTAAGCACAGTCTTTCTGCCCTTAGCTTTTGTCTTGTATACATACGCACgcatttttcttgtttgcaGGAAACGCTCCTCAGAATTCAGGGGCAAAGTCATACAGAGCTGTCTGCCGCACGTTATTACGTTCGTGAATTATTCCATCACTGTGTTTTGTGATATTGCACTCAGCAGAATTGATCTTGAGGCTCTGAATCCATTCCTAGCTGTAATTTTGTCACTGGAGTTTGTTGTGATTCCTCCCATTGTGAATCCTCTCGTGTACGGCCTGAAGCTACCAGAAATCAGAAAACTTATTTTAAGAACATTATCATGCTCAAaatctgacaaacaaacaaagcgtTAGGGTTATTGTATTCATTGTTggaaaaatatatgtatataaaaaataatatattccTGGCAATCTTGAATGAAAAACTCATGACAAAAAGTTGCATTATTGTGTGAAATAAGAGTCACTGAGAAAAacggaataaaaaaaaatttaaaatgctgtaaTTAATAAGAATGACCTGGAACAAACCCTGTTATTGTGAAAAGAGATAGAAAGACATGACATGTCAAAACAGTAAGCTTCAAGAATTTTCAAGGTGATGATTACAACACATATTTTATCAGTATGTATTCTTGGGAATATTCTTGGGGTTACTTTTCTCATTTAATATTGATCACTTTGGGACACTTTTCATTAGTGGATTGGGCCTTTGTGTATGCAGAAAATTATGCTAACGTTTCTAAGAattcattaataattaaatcaatttgattCTGCTGTATCACATATTTTTCATCATAATCATTCTCATAGCATGTGGTGGTAGTGTTTTAGAAACTGACCTGGTTTTGTATGTATGATGTCTACTCTGAGCAAACATTTTAGGGCTTTATTTCCTAAAAGACAACCAAAGTGAAGTCCAAAGGCAAAACACAAACCGTAGGCTACAATGGGAAAATCTAAGCAGAAATCATTGGATCTCAAGACTGACATGATATACATGCTTattacaagtgtatgtaaacattTGACTGTGACTGTACTTGCTGTTGAACCATATGTTGGCTCAGACAACGAGCTGTGTGGTTGTTCACATACTTGCCTACATACTATGGGTGTTAATGGTGGATACCATTAGATGGCACACGTTATCTTGTAGACTGCTCCGACCGTTcatgttcttgtttcttttaaaaacaagagatgCAGGATACATGAACCAGCCAGCCCTCACGCATACACAAATTTGTTAAGAGCATGCATATCTTCAGCTGACGACGCTGTCCACACATACAGGAACATTTCTTACAGAGcttttgttcatgtgttttggcCTTTCAAATAGACTTAAGCGCATTTAAGGTCACAGAAGGTCACTGTGGAAAATTTCCTTTGAGAGTGGAAATATTCAGAAACTTAAGTGTAGCTGTGTGGCTTCTGGTTGACTTAAGGAGGACCGCACTAAAACCATCTCTGATAGGCGCCGGTACTGGCTGGGTTCTGGTCTTGTTTTAGATCTGTGGAGAACTCCAATTTGGagcaagccaaaaaaaaaaaaaagtttaatattgGTGGAGACTTCACCTGACCAACTGCCTTCAGGtataattttatttatacaatgaataataaatacataatgcGCTCACAGACTGCATGCTGATTCTTGAAGCTGAAAGCTCTTCAAGACAGTTGATTGGTTGATTTAACTCCCAGCACATGAGCTGCTATAATAAATGAGGGGAGAGAGTCTGGGGTTACGATGCTTTACACCACAAGGAAAACTACAATACTAAAAAGGTTTTCCCATCATGATGGATAATGTCTCTGTTATAACAACATTCTTTCTTTCAGGTTTACATGAAACAATGAACTACAGACGTGCTCTGTTCTTTATCactttactgtgttactgttttattttgttggtaaATATTACTCTCATTGTGACCATCATCGTAGATAAAGACCTGCATGAACCAATGTATATTTTACTATGTACTTTTTGCATAAACGGACTTTATGGGACAGCAGGTTTCTATCCCAAGTTTCTCTGGGATCTGCTTTCTCCTGTTCACGTCATCTCTTATTCTGGATGTCTTGTTCAGGCTCATATAATGTACTCATTTGCCTGCTCAGATCTTTTTATTCTTTCCGTCATGGcatatgacagatatgtggctATATGTCGACCACTGGAGTACCACTCTGTCATGACAAAGCAAAGACTCATTAAGTTAGTGTGTTACTCTTGGATAACACCTTTTTGCATCATGGGCACAAATATTTTTCTGACATCTAGATTAAAGTTATGCAGCCCATATATTTCCAggcttttttgtgtgaattgGATTATTGTTAAACTTGCTTgtttcccagctgaaactaccCTTAATGGCGTAGTTGCGTACATAACAATAGCCTTTTATATCTTGCATGCCTTCTTTATAATTTGGTCCTACATGTatctcattaaaacatgtgtgCATTCAATAGAAAACAGGGCAAAGTTCATGCAAACATGTGTGCCACATTTAACCTCCGTGCTCATTTTTCTTGTGGCTATAGTGTCTGATGTATTGAATATTCGATTTGGCTCAAACGATTTACCACAAACCCTTCAAAACTTTGTTGCTATAGAATTCCTTGTCATACCTCCCTTAATGAATCCTCTCATTTATGGTTTCAAATTGACCAAAATTAGAAACAGAATTCCGGGTGTCATtactttaaaaactaaatgaatttgttttatatgttatgCCAACTTAATGTCCTTTCTTTAGTGATCTTCTTTTGAGAAAATGCACTGCTtcaccagctgctggctgtttgttgtGTGCTGGAGGATCATGTAATATCCTCAGGAGGTTTTGCACCCACAGCAAATTTGAGCTTGGTGATCCATTAAGAATGTCTTTTAAGctgtcttttatttctcctcatGATTTAGGGTGCTggaacacattcatttttatttggtgGCAGTCttaaatgtatgattattaatATCTGCTCTTTATTTGCTATTTTATCATTCCCACATTATTCACATATACCACATGATTTAGTCAATTGTACAGTTGTTCATACTTTAATATTGAGCATTTTGTGCACTTCCAGAGAATTTTAACATAATTTATATTATCAATTCCCACCAGATTCTGTGCAGTCACttcactgtttgtctttttgtatttaGGAATGATATAGAATATCATATATGGAAATATATGGAATAAACCTAAAATCTATATATCTTAACACTGCTTGTTACTTTAACACAACTACTGTGTTAAGAGTTTGAACACAAGATTTGTGTTGGCTTTCAAACACAGCAATTCTGTTAAATATAGCACAAAATGTGTAGTCCTTATATAGACACATTAATGTgttaacaaatattttaattctATTCCTAAagatttgaatttaaataagCAGACACCcagctgtagaaaaaaaaatgtttaaagtgtactgttcacatttcatttgaacaaaagattaaaatcaacatttcacaTTCAACTTTCTTGAATATTTCTCTGCCATCTAGGAAGACTGTTGTGAGGATTTTCTTCTTAGTAGCCTCTATTtgctgagaaagagaaaaataggaTTCAGTCATCATTTGCTTTGGTAAAATAGCAAAACCACATCTGCAAACATCCATCTCACTGTATACTACTAAAACTATTTGCTGTGGGGCTACACTGTGCTACCAAACTGACTCAGACATCATGTAGAGAAGTAGAACAGATTACGAACAAGGTCAGGAGCTCAGGTGAATGAAAAGTGCTTTACAGCTCTTACTGAGCCAAAGAGACATATGTCAGTAACTTTAGTAGTACATTTACCAAAGTATTGTACTTAAATTAAATTTTCAGGTACTTGTATATGAGCATGTCCATGtgatgctactttatacttccactccacttcatttcagacagaaatgtgattGATTGAGTTTATTTGATGATTACAAAATACATACAACTTCCCAGCactcattaaatgtatttaaaaatcacCAAGGATGAAATTACAGTATCTTTTTTAACTCCACTGTACGTTCTACATAGATTTTTCCCAATGTTTAGTATAACAAgcttttaaaatacaacacattgtTGAGAGATTTGGCTCTGATgctacctctctctctgtctgtatagTCTCACACAATGTTCTGCCCACAGTGCAAATTGATTACATGTCACATCAACACTTCTCAGTAGTGCTCATCTTTAGGACACAAACTTACAGCAACCATaagcacacacaacaaccacaaataAACAGTCTACCATGATGACAACAATGCCACAGTCATAAACACCACGTCTCCTATTCTCTCTTTCCCTGATGTGTTTGCCATAACAGCTCCCCCTGCAGTAATTGTAACTTACAGTGATGTCTAGACAAGTGTTTTAAAAGCACTCTAACAGTAACTTGTTCACAATTGAAAAAcggtcatggtttgggttttaaTCCTatgataaaacacaacaatgtgGAGCCAAAGGGATGCCAGCAGGTCATAGTTAGAAGAAAAATGTTCACCTGCTATAAAATGGCGgtgttaatgaatgaatgttaatgaaTTGCTGTTGCACTGACCTCAAACCCAGTTAGCTAAtgttatttgttcttttttatttgtctctgtggtGAACAGCTAACATGAAGAAAGGGCGCCCCCTTCCCGCCACGTAAAATAACACACATATTGTGTTAATTGTCAAACACATGAAGTTTGTTAAGCTTTGTTGAAATCCGAACATAATATGTTAAATGtgtaacaacacattttttgtgaCATCCGGACGGTGTTGTGTAAACAAATTACCACTGAACCCAGGTGAACAGTGAGTGTGacaccagaaaataaaaacacaattttaaattaaagctgcaagcggcgatgaatgggccctcgcagtcGGGGCATGCTGCTTTCCGGGCTTGTTCACACAACACCGTCCGTTGAGGAAGACATTCCTTTATCATTGGGTGGCC is part of the Acanthopagrus latus isolate v.2019 chromosome 9, fAcaLat1.1, whole genome shotgun sequence genome and encodes:
- the LOC119026103 gene encoding olfactory receptor 6N2-like, whose product is MENTTHPPYFNLTMFVNIGNYRYPAFVLCLLLYALIISANLVIILVISREKTLHEPMYIFIMCLSINSLWGSAGFFFRFFKDLLSDTHLIPRSACFFQIYVIYTYASYELTLLGIMAYDRYVAVCQPLHYHSKVTSKLVSKLVAFAWIFPAFSVAACVYLSSRLPLCGNKIPKIFCANWPVVKLSCVSTVMNNLVGMLVSVSTVFLPLAFVLYTYARIFLVCRKRSSEFRGKVIQSCLPHVITFVNYSITVFCDVALSRIDLEALNPFLAIILSLEFVVIPPIVNPLVYGLKLPEIRRLILRTLSCLKSDKQTKR
- the LOC119025973 gene encoding olfactory receptor 142-like, producing the protein MMDNVSVITTFFLSGLHETMNYRRALFFITLLCYCFILLVNITLIVTIIVDKDLHEPMYILLCTFCINGLYGTAGFYPKFLWDLLSPVHVISYSGCLVQAHIMYSFACSDLFILSVMAYDRYVAICRPLEYHSVMTKQRLIKLVCYSWITPFCIMGTNIFLTSRLKLCSPYISRLFCVNWIIVKLACFPAETTLNGVVAYITIAFYILHAFFIIWSYMYLIKTCVHSIENRAKFMQTCVPHLTSVLIFLVAIVSDVLNIRFGSNDLPQTLQNFVAIEFLVIPPLMNPLIYGFKLTKIRNRIPGVITLKTK
- the LOC119026108 gene encoding olfactory receptor 6N2-like, which codes for MKNTTYPPYFNLTMFVKIGNYRYPAFVLCLLLYALIISANLVIILVISREKTLHEPMYIFIMCLSINSLWGSAGFFFRFFKDLLSDTHLIPRSACFFQIYVIYTYASYELTLLGIMAYDRYVAVCQPLHYHSKVTSKLVSKLVAFAWIVPVFSVAACVYLSSRLPLCGNKIPKIFCANWPVVKLSCVSTVMNNLVGMFATVSTVFLPLAFVLYTYARIFLVCRKRSSEFRGKVIQSCLPHVITFVNYSITVFCDIALSRIDLEALNPFLAVILSLEFVVIPPIVNPLVYGLKLPEIRKHILGLYFLKDNQRGPH